The DNA sequence GAGCATCCTGCAGCCAGGTCCGGGGGTAGGTGGACACTGCATCGCTGTGGATCCTTGGTTTATCGTTAGTAGCACTCCAGAAGAAGCAAAGCTTATCCGTGCTGCGCGCGAAGTTAACGACGACAAGCCGCATTGGGTTGAGAATAAGGTGAAATTGGCCGTAGCTGAATTCTTACAGCAGAACCCAGAGAGGACCGCTTCGGAGGTGACTATTGCCTGCTTTGGCCTGGCCTTTAAGCCTGATATCGATGATCTGCGTGAAAGCCCCGCCTTAGCAATTTCCCAGAAAATTGCTGCAGCCCACCCCGGTTGCGTATTGGTGGTTGAACCAAATATTGAGGCGTTGCCGATTAAGTTAGCGGGTAAAAAGCTGGTCCTGAAAAATATTGATCAAGCACTTGCTGAATCTGATGTGCTGGTGTTGTTGGTCGACCACAAGGTGTTTAAAAGTATTTCTGTGGCTGCACTTCAGAATCATAAGGTCATTGATACCCGGGGTATTTGGATCTCTTGATTGGCGATTTGTTCGTGGGTGTCGAGATTTAAACTTACCCAATAGAATCATTTTAAAGTTTAATTTAAACGGGATTGATCAAATGTTCACTAACCAAACTATTCTCGTCACTGGCGGAACTGGCTCCTTTGGCAACACTTTCGTGCCGATGACCCTGGCCAAGTACAACCCGAAGAAAATCATCATTTTCTCCCGTGATGAGATGAAGCAGTGGGACATGGCAAAGAAGTTCGAGGGTGACCCCCGAGTGCGTTTTTTTATCGGCGATGTACGTGACAAGGACCGTCTGTACCGTGCCCTAGATGGTGTCGACTACGTCGTACATGCTGCCGCCACCAAAATCGTTCCGACCGCTGAGTACAACCCGTTCGAGTGCGTCAAGACCAACATTAATGGCGCCATGAACTTGATTGATGCTTGTATCGACAAGGGCGTCAAGCGTGTGGTCGCGCTGTCGACGGACAAGGCCAGCAGCCCAATCAATCTGTACGGCGCGACCAAGTTGGCTTCGGACAAGCTATTCGTCTCTGGCAACTCCTATGCCGGTGGGCATGACACCCGTTTCGCCGTCGTCCGTTACGGCAACGTAATGGGCTCACGTGGTTCGGTGATTCCGTTCTTTATGTCAATCAAGGACAAGGGAGTGCTGCCTATTACCGATGACCGCATGACCCGCTTCATGATTTCCCTCGAAGAAGGCGTCGAACTGGTTTGGCACGCTTTCGAAGACATGGAGGGTGGGGAGATCTATGTGAAGAAGATCCCGTCCATGAAGGTGACGGATTTGGCTCGTGTGGTTGCGCCCGACGCTAGACAGGAAATCATAGGCATTCGTCCCGGCGAAAAACTGCATGAGCAGATGATCAGCGCAGAAGACTCGTACTACACCTATGACTACCCCGAGCATTACAAGATCCTGCCAGTCATCAACGACTGGTCGACGTGTACCAAGCGGATCAAGGATGGCACGAAAGTCCCCGAAGGATTTGTCTACTCCAGCGACAACAACGCCGAGTGGATGAGCGACGAGGAACTGCAGATCTGGATCGATACGAACCGCGAAAAGATCGGGAGCATCTGATCCATGATTCCCTACGGTCGCCAAGACATCACCCAGGCCGATATCGATGCGGTTCTGGAAGTACTGAAATCCGATTTCCTGACTCAGGGCCCCATGGTGCCGCTTTTCGAGCAAAGTGTGGCGCAGCATGTCGGTGCGAGCCATGCGTTGGCCGTGAACAGCGCCACCTCGGCACTGCATATCGCCTGCCTGGCGCTTGGGCTTGGTCCCGGTGACCGTTTGTGGACCACCCCTATCACCTTCGTCGCCTCTGCCAACTGTGGCCTGTACTGCGGAGCGGAGGTCGACTTCGTTGATATTGACCCGCACACCTATAACCTTTGCCCGCAAGCCCTTGAGCGCAAGCTGGAGCGTGCCGAGCATGAAGGCAAGTTGCCCAAGGTCGTGGTTTCCGTGCATCTGTGCGGGCAACCCTGCGATATGCAAGCCATCCGTACCCTATCCCGGCGCTATGGCTTCAAGGTGATAGAGGATGCCTCTCATGCCATCGGCGGCAAGTACCGCGGCGAATTCATTGGTAACTGCCGCTACAGTGACATCACTGTGTTCAGCTTCCACCCGGTGAAAATAATCACCACCGCCGAAGGTGGCATGGCGCTGACCAACGATGCCGAACTGGCCAGGAAGATGGCCTTGCTGCGCAGTCACGGCATCACCCGCGATCCCGCACTGATGACCCACGAGGCCGACGGCCCCTGGTACTACCAGCAGGTCGATCTCGGCTTCAATTACCGTATGACCGAGTTGCAGGCTGCCTTGGGTGTCAGCCAGATGTTGCGCCTGGATCAGTATGTGGCGCGTCGCCACCAGCTGGCTCGCCGTTACGACGAGTTGCTGGCCGAGTTACCGGTCACCACGCCCTGGCAGCACCCGGACAGTTACTCGGGGTTGCACCTGTATGTCATCCGCTTGCAATTGGACAAGCTCCAGAAGAGTCATCGTCAAGTATTCGAATCCCTGCATGAGTTGGGTATTGGGGTCAATTTGCACTACATTCCGGTGCATACCCAGCCTTATTACCAACGTATGGGGTTTAAGGTTGGCAACTTCCCCTTAGCAGAAAGCTATTACAGCGAAGCTATTAGTCTACCGATGTTCCAGACCATGAGTGAGGAGCAGCAGGACACTGTCATTGCCGCTCTGCGTGAGGTAGTCAACGCATGAGACTGGCTGTCATTCCTGCACGAGGCGGCAGCAAACGCATCCCGCGCAAGAACATCAAACCCTTCTGTGGCAAACCGATGATCGTCTGGTCCATCGAGACTGCGCTGCGTAGTGGCTGCTTCGATCAGGTCATCGTCTCCACCGACGATGCAGAGATCGCCGACGTCGCTCGCCAGCATGGCGCCGCTGTACCGTTCATGCGCCCGGCCGAACTGTCCGACGACTACACCGGCACGCTCCCGGTGATTCGGCATGTCATCGAGTGGTTCAACGCCCAGGAACAGGCGATTGAACAAGTCTGCTGTCTGTATGCCACCGCGCCTTTTGTCCGAGTTGAGGATATTCAGCGAGGGTTGCAGATCCTCGAAGAGACGGATAGTGACTATGCCTTTTCGGTGACTAGCTACGCTTTCCCGATCCAGCGGGCCATTCGTCTCACCGAGCAGGGTCAAGTTGAGATGTTCAGTCCCGAACATTTCAATACCCGCTCGCAGGATCTGGAAGAGGCTTTCCATGATGCAGGCCAGTTCTACTGGGGCCGCGCTAGCGCATGGCTGCAAGACAAAATGATCTTCAAACCCGGCTCGGTGCCTGTTCTCTTACCGCGCCATCGTGTGCAGGATATCGATACGCCGGAAGACTGGGTGCGAGCTGAATGGCTGTTCAAAGCTATGCAGGCGCAACAGGTTACAGATCAGTTATGAAGGTTGTCTTCCGCGCCGACGCCTCCCAGCAGATCGGTACCGGTCATGTTATGCGCTGTCTGACCCTGGCCGACGCTCTTAATGCCCGGGGCGCAGAATGCAGCTTCATCTGTCGCGCGCACCCCGGCAACCTGATTGAGTTCATTCGTAGCAAGGGTTATCCAGTTCATAGCTTGCCTTTCAGCTGCCCGCAAGAAGTTAGTTTGCTCGTGACCAACAAAGCTGGCGGAGGAGCAGAGTTGGCCCACACTGCTTGGCTCGGCACCTCCCTGGAGCATGATGTCGCTGAGTGTGCTGTCATCCTTGGCGAGCTGAACACCGATTGGCTAGTCGTCGATCACTACGCCCTTGATGCACGCTGGGAAGTTGCACTCAAACGGCACTGCCGCAAGCTGATGGTGATCGATGACTTGGCCGATCGTCCCCATCAAGGCGACCTGTTGCTGGATCAGACCTTCGGTCGCAATCCGGAGGACTATGCCCTGTGGGTGCCTGCTACATGCACGTTACTCTGCGGCTCTCAATATGCCTTGTTACGCCCTGAATTTGCCGAACTGCGTCCCTACAGTCTGGCTCGTCGGAGAGATGCGCAGCTCAGGCATCTACTCATCACGATGGGCGGTGTCGACAAGGACAATGCGACCGGGCAGGTACTGTATGCCCTCCAGTCCTGCGAACTTCCTGCTAATTGCCGTATCACTGTGGTGATGGGCGCAACTGCGCCCTGGCTAACTGAGGTTCGTCAGCGGGCTGAGCAGATGCCCTGGCCCACCGACGTCCGAGTAAACGTTGGCGATATGGCACAGCTGATGGCCGATAGCGACCTGGCGATTGGCGCTGCCGGCTCCACGTCCTGGGAACGCTGCTGTTTGGGACTACCGACGGTGCTGATCGTCCTCGCCGACAATCAACAACAAGTCGCAAAAGGTCTCGAACAAGCGGGGGCAGTCTATGTTCTGCAGAGAACGCAGCGCATCGCGGAGCACCTCCCCCAGGCACTGGCGTCACTGAGCTCATCGACAGCCTTTCGGACAGCCATGAGCCAGGCCGCTCAGCGCATTGCAGACGGTAATGGCATGGCTACTGTAATCCAGTACCTGGAGTCTTGAAGTGACCG is a window from the Pseudomonas brassicacearum genome containing:
- the pseB gene encoding UDP-N-acetylglucosamine 4,6-dehydratase (inverting) yields the protein MFTNQTILVTGGTGSFGNTFVPMTLAKYNPKKIIIFSRDEMKQWDMAKKFEGDPRVRFFIGDVRDKDRLYRALDGVDYVVHAAATKIVPTAEYNPFECVKTNINGAMNLIDACIDKGVKRVVALSTDKASSPINLYGATKLASDKLFVSGNSYAGGHDTRFAVVRYGNVMGSRGSVIPFFMSIKDKGVLPITDDRMTRFMISLEEGVELVWHAFEDMEGGEIYVKKIPSMKVTDLARVVAPDARQEIIGIRPGEKLHEQMISAEDSYYTYDYPEHYKILPVINDWSTCTKRIKDGTKVPEGFVYSSDNNAEWMSDEELQIWIDTNREKIGSI
- the pseC gene encoding UDP-4-amino-4,6-dideoxy-N-acetyl-beta-L-altrosamine transaminase, whose product is MIPYGRQDITQADIDAVLEVLKSDFLTQGPMVPLFEQSVAQHVGASHALAVNSATSALHIACLALGLGPGDRLWTTPITFVASANCGLYCGAEVDFVDIDPHTYNLCPQALERKLERAEHEGKLPKVVVSVHLCGQPCDMQAIRTLSRRYGFKVIEDASHAIGGKYRGEFIGNCRYSDITVFSFHPVKIITTAEGGMALTNDAELARKMALLRSHGITRDPALMTHEADGPWYYQQVDLGFNYRMTELQAALGVSQMLRLDQYVARRHQLARRYDELLAELPVTTPWQHPDSYSGLHLYVIRLQLDKLQKSHRQVFESLHELGIGVNLHYIPVHTQPYYQRMGFKVGNFPLAESYYSEAISLPMFQTMSEEQQDTVIAALREVVNA
- the pseF gene encoding pseudaminic acid cytidylyltransferase, producing MRLAVIPARGGSKRIPRKNIKPFCGKPMIVWSIETALRSGCFDQVIVSTDDAEIADVARQHGAAVPFMRPAELSDDYTGTLPVIRHVIEWFNAQEQAIEQVCCLYATAPFVRVEDIQRGLQILEETDSDYAFSVTSYAFPIQRAIRLTEQGQVEMFSPEHFNTRSQDLEEAFHDAGQFYWGRASAWLQDKMIFKPGSVPVLLPRHRVQDIDTPEDWVRAEWLFKAMQAQQVTDQL
- the pseG gene encoding UDP-2,4-diacetamido-2,4,6-trideoxy-beta-L-altropyranose hydrolase — protein: MKVVFRADASQQIGTGHVMRCLTLADALNARGAECSFICRAHPGNLIEFIRSKGYPVHSLPFSCPQEVSLLVTNKAGGGAELAHTAWLGTSLEHDVAECAVILGELNTDWLVVDHYALDARWEVALKRHCRKLMVIDDLADRPHQGDLLLDQTFGRNPEDYALWVPATCTLLCGSQYALLRPEFAELRPYSLARRRDAQLRHLLITMGGVDKDNATGQVLYALQSCELPANCRITVVMGATAPWLTEVRQRAEQMPWPTDVRVNVGDMAQLMADSDLAIGAAGSTSWERCCLGLPTVLIVLADNQQQVAKGLEQAGAVYVLQRTQRIAEHLPQALASLSSSTAFRTAMSQAAQRIADGNGMATVIQYLES